The nucleotide sequence CACCATCTCCTTCACTGCTCCAAGCAGCGCGTACACGGTAGTCGGCAGCGTGTCGACTACTACCACCGAGCCAGCCGGTGCAGGCACCAACAACTCCTCGACGGTAATGGTAGGTCCTGCCAACCTGGCGCCAGTAGCCAACTCAGTGGTGAATGCACTACAGACCCCAGAGGGCAACACGGCTGGTCCGTTATCTCTCTCTCCGCTGCAAGGCACCGATGCGAATGGCAACAACACCATCGCCTCGTACCGCATCACTTCCATCCCACCAACAACTCAAGGCGTTCTGTCGCTGAACGGTACTGCTGTGGTGGTTGGTCAGCCAATTGATGCAGCTGATGCTGGAAACCTGAAGTTCGATCCGGCCGCCGGCTTTATCGGCAACGCCTTCTTCGGCTACAACGCGGTTGACAACGCCGGAGCTGTTTCAGCAGCGCCCGCACTGTACACCATCCCAGTGGGTCAGGACATCAACTCGGTGTATACCCTGACTACGCCAAAAGGAGAAGCTAACCCGTACGTGAACGGCGACATCATTGCCAACGTGTTCGACGTGAACAGTGGTGCCTACAACAACGCCACTCCGCAAGCCGTAACCGACAACGGTGTGCGTACGGCTTCGCTCACGACTGGCACACTGCCCGCTGGTACTACTCTTGATCCTGCTACGGGTATTATCACGGTAACTAACCGCGCCTTGCTAGTTGCTGGTAGCTATCCAGTAACCATCACGACGGTGGATGCCAACGGCGGTACCAACCCGAATAGCTTCGTCATCGTCATCGGCACTCGTCCGTTGCCAGTTGAGTTGAAGACCTTCACGGTACGGGCCGAGAAAGTAGATGCGCTGTTGGATTGGACTACGGCTTCAGAGAAGAACAGCGACCGTTTCGAAATCGAGCGTAGCCTCAACAGCACCACTTTCGAGAAGATCGGTACGGTACGTGCACAGGGTACCACCCAGAACACGACCACGTATGCCTTCACGGATGCTGGTATCGGTGCCAAGACGCAAGGGATAGTGTACTACCGTCTGCGCCAGGTAGACACCGACGGTACGGTTTCTTACTCGCCAGTTCGCACGGTACGCTTCGAAGCCCAGGCCGCAGTTACAGCCAAGCTGAGCGTGTTCCCGAACCCTGCTACTGCTTCCGACCGGGTGGTAACGCTTGACCTGAGCACCCTGCCAAAGGGTACGTACCAGGCTTCACTGCTCGACGCTACCGGCCGCTTGCTAGGCACCTACTCGGTAGAGGGTGGGGTCAACAAAGTAGTGGATGTACAAACGCTGCCAACGGGTACCTACATCGTAGTAGTACGCGGCAACGGCCTGAACCTGAGCCAGCGCCTGATCAAGGAATAGCCAGCCAGCTTCAGTGAATTAAAAAGGCCCTGCCGGTATTCGGCAGGGCCTTTTTTTTGTGCCAGCACGAAGCCACGCTACTGTGCTGCTACAAGTAAATCTCCACCTCGACGCCTAACATATGACGGGTGTTGGAGGTATATGTATGCTGACTTTCCTTTGTTATTCTGTTCCATGACTGCTATTGCTGCTCCTACTTCTGCCCCTCGCCCGCGTCGTCATCGACCGCCAGCGGCCCCTCTGCTCGACTACGATGTCGTGATAGTAGGAGCGGGGAGTGCTGGCTTGAGCGCCGCACTGGTATTAGGCCGCTGCCTGCGGCGGGTGCTGATCTGCGACGGAGGAGCTCCCCGTAATGCCCCTTCGCCAGGAGTGCAAAGCTTCTTCACCCGCGACGGAATCAAACCGGCTGAGCTGTTGCGCATTGGGCACGAACAGCTCCGGCCCTACGCTACCGTGGAAGTTCGCGGCGTGCGCGTGACAGACTTGGAAGTGCTGCCCGTCGGCTTTCAGTTGACCTTGGAGGATGAATCAGGGAAAACCAGTACCTGCATGACGCGCAAAGTCTTGTTGGCAACGGGTGTGGAAGATGTGTTGCCGGCCGTAGAAGGCATGCACGAGTTGTGGGGAACTGGGGTGCTCCATTGCCCGTATTGCCACGGCTGGGAAGTGCGCAATCAGCCGCTGGCGGTGTTTGGGCACAGCAAATCGGTGACGGGGCTGGCGCTGCTCGTGAGCCGGTGGAGCGACGACGTAGTGGTATGCACCGATGGCTCGACCTGCCTGACCGACAACGCCTTGCGCCGCTTGCGCCAGCACCGAGTTCGGGTACGGCAGGAAAAGGTCAGCCACTTGGAAGGCACCAAGCGTGGCAAGCTGCAACACATTGTATTTGAAAATGGGGAGAAGCTGGCCCGGGCAGCCGTCTTCATACACCCGCATCAGGAACAGCGCAGTCATTTAGCTGAAAAGCTGGGGTGCCGTTTCACGAAGAAGGGCAGTCTGTGGGTCAACAAGAACTCAGAAACCACCTTCCCCGGCCTTTACGCTGCCGGTGATGCTACGCCCGGTACCCAACAAGCCCTGCTAGCTGCTGCCAAAGGAGGCCAAGCGGCTATCTGCATCAACGAGCAGCTCACCCGGGAAGAGTGTCCCAAGTAGCTAGGAGGTGGGTGTATTACAGCCAACTCCAAGAGAGCCGCAAACCACACAACCAGTACCCAGCACCCAGCCAGAAACAACCAAGCATAGCCGGTACGCTACATAGAAATGGAAGGTACAGACAACCGCCTACTGCTAACCTCACCCTAGCGCTTGGGACCGAATGCAGGGTAGCCACCACCTAGCTTTTTGCGTAGACAATAGACCAACCTCTACCGTACCACCTCATGGCCGCTAAGAAAGCTACTGCTCCGAAAGATTCTGCCGCAAAAGACGCTACACCCTCCAAGCCCACTGCCAGCCAAAAAAGTGTTGCTACCCCTGCGGCCAAAGCGGCTGCAAAAGCTACAACTGCTCCCAAGCCAGTGAAGCGCCCCACGGCCAAAGACATGCAGGAGCACGCACAGAAGCTGCCATATCCGGGCAAGCAGGCCGACATGAAATTGCAGCCGGCTATGAGCTTCAGCACGTACCGCGCGGCCAGCAAACTCCAAGACAAGATTGCGCTGATAACCGGAGCCGACTCGGGTATCGGGCGGGCCGTAGCCGTGGCCTTCGCTATGGAGGGGGCGCACGTAGCAGTGCTATACAACGAAAACACGGTGGATGCCGAAGAAACCAAGCGCCTGGTAGAAGCGCAGGACCGCCGCTGCATCTTGCTCCAGTACGATGTGCGCGACCCAGAGCAATGCAAGCAAGCCGTCCGCCGGACGCGCGCTGAATTGGGTGGCTTGAATATTCTGGTCAACAATGCGGCCTTCCAAATGAGCCAGGAGAAGTTCGAGGACATTTCCGAGGAGCAGATTCGCCGCACGTTTGACACCAATATTCTCGGCTATATCTGGATGGCCCAGGCCGCCATTCCACACCTTCGGCAAGACGACAGCATCATCAATACCGGCAGCATTGTGGGCCTTACCGGCATCCCGATTCTAGTGGATTATGCCTGCACCAAATCGGCCATTCATGCCCTTACTAAGAGCCTCGCTACCTACCTCGGCGAGAAAGGTATTCGGGTAAACTGCGTGGTGCCTGGCCCAGTCTGGACGCCTAACATTCCGGGTACGATGCCCGCCGAAGAAATCGAGAAGTTTGGGTACGAAGTAGCCCTAGCGCGGCCGGGCCAGCCTGAGGAATTAGCCCCGGCGTATGTGCTGCTAGCTTCACAAGACGGCTCCTTCATGACGGGCTCCTTGGTACACGTGACGGGTGGCAAGATGAGTTCCGACCAATAACGGCCCGCTAACAAGAAGTGCCCGTTTGCGTCGCGTGGCCTATCTTACCAGCCTCTGGGTGTTCTAAAGCTCAGCCTTTGGTATGAAAAAACGCTACGCTTCTGTTCTGTTACCACTGGTAGCACTGGTTGGTTTTGCTGCACCTGATACGGCCTTACAGAAGGTGCGGCAATACCGTCAGGCGCACGAGTTGCCGTTGCTGAAGGAATACATGCAGTTTCTGGCCGTACCCAACGTAGCCGCCGACAGTGCCAACCTCCGCCAGACGGCCCGCTTCATTATGGGCATGATGCAGAAGCGCGGTATTCGGGCGCAGCTGTTGTCGGCCACCACGCCGGGCGTGCCGCCGGTGGTGTATGGCGAAGTGCGGACGCCGGGGGCCAAGCGAACTATTGTGTTTTATGCGCACTACGACGGACAGCCCGTGAATGCCGCGCAGTGGGCGGCAGGCTTGAGCCCGTTCCAGCCGCAACTAGCCACTACGCTACTAGCGCAAGGTGGCAAATTGCTCCCGATGGTGGAGGCGGGCCAGCCCATCAGCCCCGATTGGCGCCTGTACGGCCGCAGCAGCTCCGACGACAAGGCCGGCGTAATGGCTATCCTAGCAGGCTACGAAGCGCTGGCGCAAAGCAAGCTCAAGGCCGGGGTCAATATCAAGTTCTTTTTCGAAGGTGAAGAGGAAAAAGGCTCGCCCCATCTCAGCGAAATAGTGGAAAAGCACCGGACGCTGCTGGCTTCCGACCTGTGGATAATTTGCGACGGGCCGGTGCATCAGTCCGGGCAAAAGCAGGTGGTGTTCGGGGCCCGTGGCGACGTGAACGTCAACCTCACCGTGTATGCTTCCAAGCGGCCCTTGCACAGCGGCCACTACGGCAACTGGGCGCCCAATCCGGCCCTGGAACTAGCCCATCTCCTGGCTTCTATGAAAGACAGTACCGGCCGCGTCACCGTTGCGGGGTTCTATGATGATGTGGTGCCACTCAGCCCGTTAGAGCGCCAGGCGTTGGGCCGAGTTCCTAACTTGGATGCTACCATTCAGCAGGGTCTGGGCTTTGCCCGCCCCGACGGCAACGGCCAGACGCTGAACGAGCTAATCAACCAACCCTCGCTCAACATCAACGGTATGCGCAGCGCCAATGTGGGGGCGCAGGCCGCCAACGTCATTCCCACCACGGCCGAAGCCGCCCTGGATTTGCGCTTAGTGCTCGGCAATGACAGCAAGCGGCAAGTGGAAAAAGTGGTGCGCCACATCCAGCGCCAGGGC is from Hymenobacter tibetensis and encodes:
- a CDS encoding NAD(P)/FAD-dependent oxidoreductase — protein: MTAIAAPTSAPRPRRHRPPAAPLLDYDVVIVGAGSAGLSAALVLGRCLRRVLICDGGAPRNAPSPGVQSFFTRDGIKPAELLRIGHEQLRPYATVEVRGVRVTDLEVLPVGFQLTLEDESGKTSTCMTRKVLLATGVEDVLPAVEGMHELWGTGVLHCPYCHGWEVRNQPLAVFGHSKSVTGLALLVSRWSDDVVVCTDGSTCLTDNALRRLRQHRVRVRQEKVSHLEGTKRGKLQHIVFENGEKLARAAVFIHPHQEQRSHLAEKLGCRFTKKGSLWVNKNSETTFPGLYAAGDATPGTQQALLAAAKGGQAAICINEQLTREECPK
- a CDS encoding SDR family oxidoreductase: MAAKKATAPKDSAAKDATPSKPTASQKSVATPAAKAAAKATTAPKPVKRPTAKDMQEHAQKLPYPGKQADMKLQPAMSFSTYRAASKLQDKIALITGADSGIGRAVAVAFAMEGAHVAVLYNENTVDAEETKRLVEAQDRRCILLQYDVRDPEQCKQAVRRTRAELGGLNILVNNAAFQMSQEKFEDISEEQIRRTFDTNILGYIWMAQAAIPHLRQDDSIINTGSIVGLTGIPILVDYACTKSAIHALTKSLATYLGEKGIRVNCVVPGPVWTPNIPGTMPAEEIEKFGYEVALARPGQPEELAPAYVLLASQDGSFMTGSLVHVTGGKMSSDQ
- a CDS encoding M20/M25/M40 family metallo-hydrolase, whose protein sequence is MKKRYASVLLPLVALVGFAAPDTALQKVRQYRQAHELPLLKEYMQFLAVPNVAADSANLRQTARFIMGMMQKRGIRAQLLSATTPGVPPVVYGEVRTPGAKRTIVFYAHYDGQPVNAAQWAAGLSPFQPQLATTLLAQGGKLLPMVEAGQPISPDWRLYGRSSSDDKAGVMAILAGYEALAQSKLKAGVNIKFFFEGEEEKGSPHLSEIVEKHRTLLASDLWIICDGPVHQSGQKQVVFGARGDVNVNLTVYASKRPLHSGHYGNWAPNPALELAHLLASMKDSTGRVTVAGFYDDVVPLSPLERQALGRVPNLDATIQQGLGFARPDGNGQTLNELINQPSLNINGMRSANVGAQAANVIPTTAEAALDLRLVLGNDSKRQVEKVVRHIQRQGFFVTAQEPTDAERARYPRIVRVAPESGYNAERTPMDLPMAREVVAAVQRTTAQPVVQLPTSGGSLPLYVFKKINAVTLTVPIANYDNNQHAENENLRLGNLWDGLETMAAIMQLK